A single Xiphias gladius isolate SHS-SW01 ecotype Sanya breed wild chromosome 22, ASM1685928v1, whole genome shotgun sequence DNA region contains:
- the LOC120783904 gene encoding uncharacterized protein LOC120783904 isoform X8, with protein sequence MQCKVTLLDDAQFECELDKHAKGQELLTKVCDHVNLLEKDYFGLGNWETPNSKKWLEPTKEIRKQVSGAVYEFTFNVKFYPPDPAQLTEDLTRYFLCLQLRKDIMRGALPCSFVTLSLLGSYTAQSELGEYDPELHGPDYVKDLSLAPGQSKELEDKVMELHRTYRSMSPAQADMLFLENAKKLAMYGVDLHQAKDLDGVDITLGVCSSGLMVYKDKLRINRFPWPKVLKISYKRSSFFIKIRPSEQEQYESTIGFKLPNYKASKKLWKVCVEHHTFFRVSTVEPPSSRRFLVLGSKFRYSGRTQAQTRQASSMIDRPAPRFTRSASKRLSRNLDGAGDDTLQFLQQLSVSTKSEADDWSLMLASEKPQPSPEFPARGESKQTSIQSWEEGQSVQTVTVAWQDTETGQTGSQTITQSVSPPWQELASDEQQQRRKEDEWSALLYHNPPFPFVPSFDFVKQPAKLSLTKMSSMDRLLQPSLKKQDDWFLYFDRIFSLSSLESVEKPFSPLPQFQLQEKDEQEVTSEEVIGRLQDTVTLVDKLIEVDVLERRLRKVRDLEERLQEMDEMAERIQEVIEEELGKEEVEKLREEEADLEKEKLIQVEDVTVRVVKKSVGKIETKEDNEVDELEEEIKQVFLKGLLSEEEEVEEVKVKEESEKEVTDESLFDDSLREKLRQIEKEWHDEVKEKSGSLDVIGTTSIVTYQKVEHRTKKRVTIIDERGQQQEDIEDMQIKAGVITEERLEKRQIWRETELLEERTEREVAKTLQAEDQSQVEDKDVWFILFDRPPYKAVFKPPVSTVEHAQVEKGEYFISKTEIVTIEKKTEIIVEESKIRQEEVLHGPEIPPLQTISERDEWFVLLDLIPKETPYVPPVIWKGRDQMEAESFVSVVGTAADEEIREVVVEERKILEKAPRHLQEIPQQPGIERDDDWFVLLDLIPKETPYVPPVIWKGRDQMEAESFVSVVGTAADEEIREVVVEERKIIEKAPRHLQEIPQQPGIERDDDWFVLLAVVPKETSYVPPVAVVERVQVSPEEHVSLTEVATIEQREERVEVVVEDAEIKQELSEKQVEALPQALKEIEDDWFMLLDVTIREPSFVPPVTMAEYVKVYPEESSSAMVETIAVESKKEVVVEEALGQKEEKKLPIQIVPELKISQPVRERDDDWFLLLDVVPRETSYVPQVSLAVPSQIYPSVEHQIEVKSKEQKFQQVDRDQIRPQPSQPLPERDDDWFVLFDTIREEAVILPSATRVVIIPDMRKTFEVEVTTTETSTWKKRIIGVASRQDERRLSEIRPIQTAPPSERGGGDDWFVLFDIIREKPVVIPPVAVPARIQIPAKVRVPTAVAKTRIAISETRPLFEKRILEERRPLTHTHVNDDWFVLLDVGLKESVVSTQRGARPVSAPVFSQAALAEAGIPMAPFDQPQTSTPIKTSHQEERKLEVTVEAVEPSKIEAVPEVKPAVWRDQREVESSLISTINGDIQHESEVISTEVVRMRKKRAKKIEGDSIYMRHSLLMLEEFAKPQEDLLRHHASISKLKRNFMEAVPEPRPSEWDKRLSTHSPFRTLGINGQPLTSADGVTVDGTDEDKDDTTVASFKTVTSETTSGTTVTTTTTHISKVVKSGSSETRVEKRIVITADSDIDQDKEKDGGASAL encoded by the exons ATGCAATGCAAAGTCACCTTACTGGATGACGCTCAGTTTGAGTGTGAACTTGAT AAACATGCTAAAGGCCAGGAACTTTTGACAAAGGTGTGTGACCACGTCAACCTGCTGGAGAAAGATTACTTTGGCCTAGGTAACTGGGAAACCCCAAACAGCAAG aaatgGTTGGAACCCACAAAAGAGATCCGGAAACAGGTTTCTGGTGCTGTCTATGAGTTTACATTCAATGTGAAGTTCTACCCTCCTGATCCAGCACAGCTCACTGAAGACCTCACCAG ATACTTTCTATGTCTCCAGCTAAGGAAGGACATTATGCGTGGTGCTCTTCCCTGTTCCTTTGTCACACTATCCCTGCTGGGCTCCTACACGGCCCAATCAGAGCTTGGGGAGTATGACCCAGAACTCCATGGACCCGACTACGTTAAGGATCTGAGTCTGGCCCCCGGACAGAGCAAAGAGCTGGAGGACAAAGTAATGGAGCTGCATCGCACATACAG GTCAATGAGTCCAGCCCAAGCAGACATGTTGTTTCTGGAAAATGCCAAGAAACTCGCCATGTATGGAGTTGACCTGCACCAAGCCAAG GATCTGGATGGTGTCGACATTACACTGGGGGTTTGCTCCAGTGGTCTGATGGTTTACAAGGATAAGCTTAGGATCAACCGTTTCCCTTGGCCCAAAGTGCTCAAGATCTCTTACAAACGCAGCAGCTTCTTTATCAAGATCCGGCCATCAGAG CAAGAGCAGTATGAAAGCACAATTGGCTTCAAGCTGCCCAACTACAAAGCCTCAAAGAAGCTGTGGAAAGTTTGTGTTGAACACCATACCTTCTTCAG GGTTTCAACAGTGGAGCCTCCCTCATCACGTCGCTTCCTTGTTTTGGGCTCAAAGTTCCGGTACAGCGGGCGTACTCAGGCCCAGACCCGCCAGGCGAGCTCAATGATCGACCGCCCGGCCCCTCGCTTCACACGCTCTGCAAGCAAGAGGCTGTCCCGTAACTTAGATGGAg CTGGAGATGACACTCTCCAGTTTCTGCAACAACTCTCAGTATCAACCAAGTCTGAGGCTGATGACTGGTCTTTGATGCTGGCATCTGAAAAACCTCAGCCTTCTCCTGAATTCCCAG CCAGAGGGGAGTCTAAGCAGACTTCCATTCAGTCCTGGGAGGAGGGGCAGTCTGTTCAGACAGTAACAGTAGCCTGGCAGGACACTGAAACTGGGCAGACTGGCTCTCAAACCATCACCCAGTCAGTGAGTCCGCCGTGGCAGGAGCTGGCTTCtgatgagcagcagcagaggagaaaagaagatgagTGGTCTGCCCTGCTGTATCATAATCCTCCTTTTCCATTTGTCCCGTCGTTTGATTTTGTGAAACAGCCAG CTAAGCTCAGCTTGACAAAAATGAGCTCTATGGACAGGCTCTTGCAACCTTCACTGAAAAAGCAAGACGATTGGTTCCTGTACTTTGACCGAATCTTCAGCCTGTCTTCACTGGAGAGTGTTGAAAAACCAT TCTCTCCCCTACCCCAGTTCCAGCTCCAGGAGAAGGATGAGCAGGAAGTGACCAGTGAGGAGGTCATAGGGAGGCTTCAGGACACTGTGACCTTGGTAGACAAGCTGATAGAGGTAGATGTTTTGGAAAGGAGGCTGAGGAAAGTGAGGGATTTGGAGGAAAGGCTCCAAGAAATGGATGAGATGGCGGAGAGAATTCAAGAAGTAATAGAGGAAGAATTGGggaaggaggaggtagagaagttgagagaagaagaagcagatttggaaaaagaaaaactaatacAAGTGGAAGATGTAACAGTAAGAGTGGTGAAGAAATCTGTGGGGAAGATAGAGACCAAAGAGGATAATGAAGTGGATGAACTGGAAGAGGAGATAAAacaggtgtttttaaaaggcTTGTTGTCGGAAGAGGAAGAGGTCGAAGAGGTCAAGGTGAaggaagagagtgaaaaagaggtGACAGATGAGAGTCTGTTTGATGATAGTTTGAGAGAGAAGCTACGCCAGATAGAAAAGGAATGGCACGACGAGGTGAAGGAGAAGTCTGGCTCTCTAGATGTCATTGGCACCACTTCAATAGTGACATATCAGAAGGTGGAGCATAGGACTAAGAAGAGAGTGACTATTATAGATGAGAGAGGGCAACAACAAGAAGATATAGAAGACATGCAGATAAAGGCTGGTGTAATAACAGAGGAGAGGTTAGAAAAACGACAGATATGGCGTGAGACAGAATTGCTGGAGGAGAGAACTGAGAGAGAGGTTGCAAAGACGCTTCAGGCTGAGGATCAATCTCAGGTGGAAGATAAGGATGTCTGGTTCATACTTTTTGACCGCCCTCCATACAAAGCTGTTTTCAAACCACcag TTTCCACTGTGGAACATGCTCAAGTGGAGAAAGGCGAGTATTTCATCTCAAAGACTGAAATTGTAAcaattgaaaagaaaacagagattaTAGTAGAAGAGAGTAAAATAAGACAAGAGGAAGTATTGCATGGACCAGAGATCCCACCACTACAGACCATCAGCGAAAGAGATGAGTGGTTTGTGCTGCTGGATCTTATTCCCAAAGAAACACCTTATGTACCACCAG TTATCTGGAAGGGGCGAGACCAGATGGAGGCAGAAAGTTTTGTCTCAGTGGTTGGAACTGCGGCAGATGAGGAGATCAGAGAAGTAGTTgttgaagagagaaagatattAGAAAAGGCACCAAGACATCTACAAGAAATCCCACAACAGCCagggatagagagagatgatgactggtttgtgctgctggatcttattccaaaagaaacaccTTATGTACCACCAG TTATCTGGAAGGGACGAGACCAGATGGAGGCAGAAAGCTTTGTCTCAGTGGTTGGAACCGCGGCAGATGAGGAGATCAGAGAAGTAGTTgttgaagagagaaagataataGAAAAGGCACCAAGACATCTACAAGAAATCCCACAACAGCCagggatagagagagatgaTGACTGGTTTGTGTTGCTGGCTGTTGTTCCAAAAGAGACATCATATGTACCACCAG TTGCTGTTGTGGAGCGTGTTCAAGTATCACCAGAAGAACATGTCTCTCTGACTGAAGTAGCAACCATTGAGCAGAGGGAAGAAAGGGTGGAAGTTGTAGTAGAAGAcgcagaaataaaacaagagcTGAGTGAAAAGCAAGTAGAAGCACTGCCACAGGCTCTGAAAGAGATAGAAGATGACTGGTTTATGCTGCTGGATGTTACCATTAGAGAACCATCATTTGTGCCACCAG TTACAATGGCCGAGTATGTTAAGGTTTATCCTGAAGAAAGCAGTTCTGCTATGGTGGAAACAATAGCAGTGGAGTCCAAGAAGGAGGTTGTTGTTGAAGAGGCTCTGGggcagaaagaggaaaagaagctTCCCATTCAAATTGTCCCAGAGCTGAAAATATCCCAGCctgtgagagaaagagatgatGACTGGTTTCTGCTGCTGGATGTTGTTCCCAGAGAAACTTCATATGTGCCTCAAG TTTCTCTGGCAGTGCCGAGCCAAATTTATCCAAGTGTTGAACATCAAATTGAAGTGAAAAGCAAAGAGCAGAAGTTTCAGCAGGTTGATCGTGACCAAATTAGACCACAGCCTTCCCAGCCACTGCCAGAGAGAGATGACGACTGGTTTGTGCTGTTTGATACTATTCGTGAAGAAGCAGTCATACTACCATCAG CTACCCGTGTTGTGATTATTCCGGATATGAGGAAAACGTTTGAGGTTGAAGTGACAACCACAGAGACTAGTACATGGAAGAAGAGGATAATTGGTGTGGCCAGCAGGCAAGATGAGAGACGTTTGTCTGAGATAAGACCAATCCAAACTGCACCACCatcagagagaggaggaggagatgattGGTTTGTCCTGTTCGACATCATCCGAGAAAAGCCTGTTGTCATACCACCAG TCGCTGTCCCTGCGCGCATCCAGATCCCAGCAAAGGTCAGAGTTCCAACTGCTGTGGCCAAAACAAGGATAGCTATTTCTGAGACGAGACCACTGTTTGAGAAACGGATCCTGGAGGAAAGAcgtccactcacacacacacatgtcaatGATGACTGGTTTGTTCTACTAGATGTTGGCCTCAAAGAGtcag TGGTGAGCACACAGAGGGGCGCCCGTCCTGTCAGTGCGCCAGTCTTCTCCCAGGCTGCTCTGGCTGAGGCAGGGATCCCCATGGCCCCTTTCGACCAGCCCCAGACCTCCACTCCAATCAAGACCAGCCACCAGGAGGAAAGAAAGCTGGAGGTCACAGTAGAAGCCGTGGAGCCCTCAAAAATAGAGGCTGTGCCTGAAGTCAAG CCAGCAGTGTGGAGGGACCAGAGAGAAGTAGAATCTTCACTGATATCCACCATCAATGGGGACATTCAG CACGAGTCAGAGGTGATCAGCACGGAGGTGGTGCGAATGCGAAAG aaaagagCTAAGAAAATTGAGGGTGACTCAATTTATATGAGACATAGCCTTTTAATGTTGGAG GAGTTCGCTAAGCCTCAGGAGGACCTGCTCAGGCATCATGCCAGTATCAGTAAGCTGAAGAGGAACTTCATGGAAGCCGTCCCTGAGCCCAGGCCCAGTGAGTGGGACAAGCGCCTGTCCACACACTCTCCGTTCCGCACCCTGGGTATCAATGGTCAGCCTCTGACCAGTGCGGATGGG GTGACAGTTGATGGGACAGACGAGGACAAAGATGACACAACTGTGGCCAGCTTCAAGACCGTTACCTCAGAGACCACTAGTGGCACCACAGTCACCACCACTACCACTCACATCTCAAAG gTAGTGAAAAGTGGATCTTCAGAGACTCGTGTGGAGAAAAGGATTGTCATAACTGCAGACTCTGACATTGACCAAGATAAG GAGAAAGATGGTGGAGCATCAGCACTGTAA
- the LOC120783904 gene encoding uncharacterized protein LOC120783904 isoform X5, whose protein sequence is MQCKVTLLDDAQFECELDKHAKGQELLTKVCDHVNLLEKDYFGLGNWETPNSKKWLEPTKEIRKQVSGAVYEFTFNVKFYPPDPAQLTEDLTRYFLCLQLRKDIMRGALPCSFVTLSLLGSYTAQSELGEYDPELHGPDYVKDLSLAPGQSKELEDKVMELHRTYRSMSPAQADMLFLENAKKLAMYGVDLHQAKDLDGVDITLGVCSSGLMVYKDKLRINRFPWPKVLKISYKRSSFFIKIRPSEQEQYESTIGFKLPNYKASKKLWKVCVEHHTFFRVSTVEPPSSRRFLVLGSKFRYSGRTQAQTRQASSMIDRPAPRFTRSASKRLSRNLDGAGDDTLQFLQQLSVSTKSEADDWSLMLASEKPQPSPEFPARGESKQTSIQSWEEGQSVQTVTVAWQDTETGQTGSQTITQSVSPPWQELASDEQQQRRKEDEWSALLYHNPPFPFVPSFDFVKQPAKLSLTKMSSMDRLLQPSLKKQDDWFLYFDRIFSLSSLESVEKPFSPLPQFQLQEKDEQEVTSEEVIGRLQDTVTLVDKLIEVDVLERRLRKVRDLEERLQEMDEMAERIQEVIEEELGKEEVEKLREEEADLEKEKLIQVEDVTVRVVKKSVGKIETKEDNEVDELEEEIKQVFLKGLLSEEEEVEEVKVKEESEKEVTDESLFDDSLREKLRQIEKEWHDEVKEKSGSLDVIGTTSIVTYQKVEHRTKKRVTIIDERGQQQEDIEDMQIKAGVITEERLEKRQIWRETELLEERTEREVAKTLQAEDQSQVEDKDVWFILFDRPPYKAVFKPPVSTVEHAQVEKGEYFISKTEIVTIEKKTEIIVEESKIRQEEVLHGPEIPPLQTISERDEWFVLLDLIPKETPYVPPVIWKGRDQMEAESFVSVVGTAADEEIREVVVEERKILEKAPRHLQEIPQQPGIERDDDWFVLLDLIPKETPYVPPVIWKGRDQMEAESFVSVVGTAADEEIREVVVEERKIIEKAPRHLQEIPQQPGIERDDDWFVLLAVVPKETSYVPPVAVVERVQVSPEEHVSLTEVATIEQREERVEVVVEDAEIKQELSEKQVEALPQALKEIEDDWFMLLDVTIREPSFVPPVTMAEYVKVYPEESSSAMVETIAVESKKEVVVEEALGQKEEKKLPIQIVPELKISQPVRERDDDWFLLLDVVPRETSYVPQVSLAVPSQIYPSVEHQIEVKSKEQKFQQVDRDQIRPQPSQPLPERDDDWFVLFDTIREEAVILPSATRVVIIPDMRKTFEVEVTTTETSTWKKRIIGVASRQDERRLSEIRPIQTAPPSERGGGDDWFVLFDIIREKPVVIPPVAVPARIQIPAKVRVPTAVAKTRIAISETRPLFEKRILEERRPLTHTHVNDDWFVLLDVGLKESVVSTQRGARPVSAPVFSQAALAEAGIPMAPFDQPQTSTPIKTSHQEERKLEVTVEAVEPSKIEAVPEVKPAVWRDQREVESSLISTINGDIQHESEVISTEVVRMRKKRAKKIEGDSIYMRHSLLMLEEFAKPQEDLLRHHASISKLKRNFMEAVPEPRPSEWDKRLSTHSPFRTLGINGQPLTSADGSVSISSLCNGSETKAAHEETSSSLGLSAIPRPTVCHKSEPDSVEAHGAPVEEESCDQDEVVVFETSLVPIVEVEMAQLPPSLEPHCKALDETQEEGGSYPGVLECSGRIVGSSPASYFRSDGPQVIRCFQPPLVQTQTVTISAVSSSLPTGISTKDVPIVPTKAFTYESSKVTVDGTDEDKDDTTVASFKTVTSETTSGTTVTTTTTHISKVVKSGSSETRVEKRIVITADSDIDQDKEKDGGASAL, encoded by the exons ATGCAATGCAAAGTCACCTTACTGGATGACGCTCAGTTTGAGTGTGAACTTGAT AAACATGCTAAAGGCCAGGAACTTTTGACAAAGGTGTGTGACCACGTCAACCTGCTGGAGAAAGATTACTTTGGCCTAGGTAACTGGGAAACCCCAAACAGCAAG aaatgGTTGGAACCCACAAAAGAGATCCGGAAACAGGTTTCTGGTGCTGTCTATGAGTTTACATTCAATGTGAAGTTCTACCCTCCTGATCCAGCACAGCTCACTGAAGACCTCACCAG ATACTTTCTATGTCTCCAGCTAAGGAAGGACATTATGCGTGGTGCTCTTCCCTGTTCCTTTGTCACACTATCCCTGCTGGGCTCCTACACGGCCCAATCAGAGCTTGGGGAGTATGACCCAGAACTCCATGGACCCGACTACGTTAAGGATCTGAGTCTGGCCCCCGGACAGAGCAAAGAGCTGGAGGACAAAGTAATGGAGCTGCATCGCACATACAG GTCAATGAGTCCAGCCCAAGCAGACATGTTGTTTCTGGAAAATGCCAAGAAACTCGCCATGTATGGAGTTGACCTGCACCAAGCCAAG GATCTGGATGGTGTCGACATTACACTGGGGGTTTGCTCCAGTGGTCTGATGGTTTACAAGGATAAGCTTAGGATCAACCGTTTCCCTTGGCCCAAAGTGCTCAAGATCTCTTACAAACGCAGCAGCTTCTTTATCAAGATCCGGCCATCAGAG CAAGAGCAGTATGAAAGCACAATTGGCTTCAAGCTGCCCAACTACAAAGCCTCAAAGAAGCTGTGGAAAGTTTGTGTTGAACACCATACCTTCTTCAG GGTTTCAACAGTGGAGCCTCCCTCATCACGTCGCTTCCTTGTTTTGGGCTCAAAGTTCCGGTACAGCGGGCGTACTCAGGCCCAGACCCGCCAGGCGAGCTCAATGATCGACCGCCCGGCCCCTCGCTTCACACGCTCTGCAAGCAAGAGGCTGTCCCGTAACTTAGATGGAg CTGGAGATGACACTCTCCAGTTTCTGCAACAACTCTCAGTATCAACCAAGTCTGAGGCTGATGACTGGTCTTTGATGCTGGCATCTGAAAAACCTCAGCCTTCTCCTGAATTCCCAG CCAGAGGGGAGTCTAAGCAGACTTCCATTCAGTCCTGGGAGGAGGGGCAGTCTGTTCAGACAGTAACAGTAGCCTGGCAGGACACTGAAACTGGGCAGACTGGCTCTCAAACCATCACCCAGTCAGTGAGTCCGCCGTGGCAGGAGCTGGCTTCtgatgagcagcagcagaggagaaaagaagatgagTGGTCTGCCCTGCTGTATCATAATCCTCCTTTTCCATTTGTCCCGTCGTTTGATTTTGTGAAACAGCCAG CTAAGCTCAGCTTGACAAAAATGAGCTCTATGGACAGGCTCTTGCAACCTTCACTGAAAAAGCAAGACGATTGGTTCCTGTACTTTGACCGAATCTTCAGCCTGTCTTCACTGGAGAGTGTTGAAAAACCAT TCTCTCCCCTACCCCAGTTCCAGCTCCAGGAGAAGGATGAGCAGGAAGTGACCAGTGAGGAGGTCATAGGGAGGCTTCAGGACACTGTGACCTTGGTAGACAAGCTGATAGAGGTAGATGTTTTGGAAAGGAGGCTGAGGAAAGTGAGGGATTTGGAGGAAAGGCTCCAAGAAATGGATGAGATGGCGGAGAGAATTCAAGAAGTAATAGAGGAAGAATTGGggaaggaggaggtagagaagttgagagaagaagaagcagatttggaaaaagaaaaactaatacAAGTGGAAGATGTAACAGTAAGAGTGGTGAAGAAATCTGTGGGGAAGATAGAGACCAAAGAGGATAATGAAGTGGATGAACTGGAAGAGGAGATAAAacaggtgtttttaaaaggcTTGTTGTCGGAAGAGGAAGAGGTCGAAGAGGTCAAGGTGAaggaagagagtgaaaaagaggtGACAGATGAGAGTCTGTTTGATGATAGTTTGAGAGAGAAGCTACGCCAGATAGAAAAGGAATGGCACGACGAGGTGAAGGAGAAGTCTGGCTCTCTAGATGTCATTGGCACCACTTCAATAGTGACATATCAGAAGGTGGAGCATAGGACTAAGAAGAGAGTGACTATTATAGATGAGAGAGGGCAACAACAAGAAGATATAGAAGACATGCAGATAAAGGCTGGTGTAATAACAGAGGAGAGGTTAGAAAAACGACAGATATGGCGTGAGACAGAATTGCTGGAGGAGAGAACTGAGAGAGAGGTTGCAAAGACGCTTCAGGCTGAGGATCAATCTCAGGTGGAAGATAAGGATGTCTGGTTCATACTTTTTGACCGCCCTCCATACAAAGCTGTTTTCAAACCACcag TTTCCACTGTGGAACATGCTCAAGTGGAGAAAGGCGAGTATTTCATCTCAAAGACTGAAATTGTAAcaattgaaaagaaaacagagattaTAGTAGAAGAGAGTAAAATAAGACAAGAGGAAGTATTGCATGGACCAGAGATCCCACCACTACAGACCATCAGCGAAAGAGATGAGTGGTTTGTGCTGCTGGATCTTATTCCCAAAGAAACACCTTATGTACCACCAG TTATCTGGAAGGGGCGAGACCAGATGGAGGCAGAAAGTTTTGTCTCAGTGGTTGGAACTGCGGCAGATGAGGAGATCAGAGAAGTAGTTgttgaagagagaaagatattAGAAAAGGCACCAAGACATCTACAAGAAATCCCACAACAGCCagggatagagagagatgatgactggtttgtgctgctggatcttattccaaaagaaacaccTTATGTACCACCAG TTATCTGGAAGGGACGAGACCAGATGGAGGCAGAAAGCTTTGTCTCAGTGGTTGGAACCGCGGCAGATGAGGAGATCAGAGAAGTAGTTgttgaagagagaaagataataGAAAAGGCACCAAGACATCTACAAGAAATCCCACAACAGCCagggatagagagagatgaTGACTGGTTTGTGTTGCTGGCTGTTGTTCCAAAAGAGACATCATATGTACCACCAG TTGCTGTTGTGGAGCGTGTTCAAGTATCACCAGAAGAACATGTCTCTCTGACTGAAGTAGCAACCATTGAGCAGAGGGAAGAAAGGGTGGAAGTTGTAGTAGAAGAcgcagaaataaaacaagagcTGAGTGAAAAGCAAGTAGAAGCACTGCCACAGGCTCTGAAAGAGATAGAAGATGACTGGTTTATGCTGCTGGATGTTACCATTAGAGAACCATCATTTGTGCCACCAG TTACAATGGCCGAGTATGTTAAGGTTTATCCTGAAGAAAGCAGTTCTGCTATGGTGGAAACAATAGCAGTGGAGTCCAAGAAGGAGGTTGTTGTTGAAGAGGCTCTGGggcagaaagaggaaaagaagctTCCCATTCAAATTGTCCCAGAGCTGAAAATATCCCAGCctgtgagagaaagagatgatGACTGGTTTCTGCTGCTGGATGTTGTTCCCAGAGAAACTTCATATGTGCCTCAAG TTTCTCTGGCAGTGCCGAGCCAAATTTATCCAAGTGTTGAACATCAAATTGAAGTGAAAAGCAAAGAGCAGAAGTTTCAGCAGGTTGATCGTGACCAAATTAGACCACAGCCTTCCCAGCCACTGCCAGAGAGAGATGACGACTGGTTTGTGCTGTTTGATACTATTCGTGAAGAAGCAGTCATACTACCATCAG CTACCCGTGTTGTGATTATTCCGGATATGAGGAAAACGTTTGAGGTTGAAGTGACAACCACAGAGACTAGTACATGGAAGAAGAGGATAATTGGTGTGGCCAGCAGGCAAGATGAGAGACGTTTGTCTGAGATAAGACCAATCCAAACTGCACCACCatcagagagaggaggaggagatgattGGTTTGTCCTGTTCGACATCATCCGAGAAAAGCCTGTTGTCATACCACCAG TCGCTGTCCCTGCGCGCATCCAGATCCCAGCAAAGGTCAGAGTTCCAACTGCTGTGGCCAAAACAAGGATAGCTATTTCTGAGACGAGACCACTGTTTGAGAAACGGATCCTGGAGGAAAGAcgtccactcacacacacacatgtcaatGATGACTGGTTTGTTCTACTAGATGTTGGCCTCAAAGAGtcag TGGTGAGCACACAGAGGGGCGCCCGTCCTGTCAGTGCGCCAGTCTTCTCCCAGGCTGCTCTGGCTGAGGCAGGGATCCCCATGGCCCCTTTCGACCAGCCCCAGACCTCCACTCCAATCAAGACCAGCCACCAGGAGGAAAGAAAGCTGGAGGTCACAGTAGAAGCCGTGGAGCCCTCAAAAATAGAGGCTGTGCCTGAAGTCAAG CCAGCAGTGTGGAGGGACCAGAGAGAAGTAGAATCTTCACTGATATCCACCATCAATGGGGACATTCAG CACGAGTCAGAGGTGATCAGCACGGAGGTGGTGCGAATGCGAAAG aaaagagCTAAGAAAATTGAGGGTGACTCAATTTATATGAGACATAGCCTTTTAATGTTGGAG GAGTTCGCTAAGCCTCAGGAGGACCTGCTCAGGCATCATGCCAGTATCAGTAAGCTGAAGAGGAACTTCATGGAAGCCGTCCCTGAGCCCAGGCCCAGTGAGTGGGACAAGCGCCTGTCCACACACTCTCCGTTCCGCACCCTGGGTATCAATGGTCAGCCTCTGACCAGTGCGGATGGG agTGTGAGCATTAGTTCCCTATGCAATGGTTCAGAGACAAAGGCTGCACATGAGGAAACCAGCAGCAGTTTGGGCTTGTCAGCCATACCCAGGCCCACTGTGTGCCACAAGAGTGAGCCTGATAGTGTCGAAGCCCACGGTGCTCCTGTTGAGGAAGAGTCGTGTGATCAAGACGAGGTTGTCGTTTTTGAGACCTCCTTGGTGCCCATCGTAGAGGTTGAGATGGCGCAGTTGCCTCCCTCCCTTGAACCACACTGTAAAGCTTTAGATGAGACCCAGGAGGAAGGAGGATCATATCCCGGAGTGTTGGAGTGCTCTGGGAGGATAGTTGGATCTTCCCCAGCCTCCTATTTCAGGAGCGATGGTCCGCAGGTCATACGCTGCTTTCAG CCCCCTCTGGTGCAGACCCAGACAGTCACCATCTCAGCTGTCTCCAGCTCCTTACCCACTGGCATCTCCACCAAAGACGTCCCTATCGTCCCGACCAAGGCCTTCACCTATGAATCTTCAAAG GTGACAGTTGATGGGACAGACGAGGACAAAGATGACACAACTGTGGCCAGCTTCAAGACCGTTACCTCAGAGACCACTAGTGGCACCACAGTCACCACCACTACCACTCACATCTCAAAG gTAGTGAAAAGTGGATCTTCAGAGACTCGTGTGGAGAAAAGGATTGTCATAACTGCAGACTCTGACATTGACCAAGATAAG GAGAAAGATGGTGGAGCATCAGCACTGTAA